In Ptiloglossa arizonensis isolate GNS036 chromosome 6, iyPtiAriz1_principal, whole genome shotgun sequence, the DNA window tttacgaaaaaagTTTTCCTATAAGGAAACTGTAAATCATGGTTTATATATCAAATGGTAATAAACTTAACCTTAGTATATTTTATGTCATATATTGAAAGTTTATTGTACTATTTGTTATGTATATCTATTTTAAATGAACTTTTAGATGGAAACGTTTTAAAGAGTACTCCGTGGAGTTTAAAaagattatttaatttcttcacTGGAATAATTTACATGATTATTATGTTGTAAGtaatgtatatttattcttacatttatttcttctttgaacatgcaaatttcattaaataatttaatttattacagtTTTACAACAATGATTAATCCTGATATGAACAAATATGGAAGTGATTATACAAGAGATTACAGACCTGGATCCGGGTAATATATATGTGATTTAACTCAATAAAAGTAACATAAATAAATTTAGTAATTGATATATGAGGCATTTTACAAGAATTAGAATATCTAATTATCTCCTTTGTTTCTGATGTCATAGAAAATTGCTTAAAACATAATCTCAAAAAGAGAACAAAGTGCAATAAACATTTTGCTTCTAAGTTTAGTTCCTcagattttttaaacaattcaaattatgtgttaaataattttctatgtcaataaaaacaaaaaagataATTAAATATTCTGAATTTGATAAGATATCTTATATGCACGTTACAGattattgtattaatatttatacttatatATAGGCCACCACGTCCACCAATGCGTAAATTAGGAAGACCTAATACAGGCAACACTGTAGACATTCCATTTGGTGGGTGTAGAAGCTGTGCTAGATAAAGTAAAGTGTAAGATACTATTTTCGATGAGAATCCATGTattcataataattattaatatttttatataaatattataattatactgTACTCTGTTATGTAAAAAGAGAACatgtagaaatatattttttaaccccTTAACTGCAGTACAGTCTAACCCAGAACCATCATTATACTCACTTCGAACAATGCAAACATTATTTGTGTAAGATGTTCACTAATCAATGAAATATAAAGATAATAAAATAGAAAGTAATAAAACTTGATATTGATAATAAGATGCACTTAActcataataataaaaatgatgtaATTTATTGTGTAATCAAAATTTAAATGACATTTTAAAACATGGATTAATATAGAAAtttatgttacaatttttatattagtaCCTACTTTCCTGTCAGATTTTGTTTTGTAGATACTGCACATTTttgaatttgattttttttcttgAATATCTTTCTTTGTCcacaaatattaatacaataatCTAGTGACACCTACTGTAatgtttctatttctttttcattgGATTACATTTAAAGCTCgtaaatgttttatatatttactataaaatttaagtgaaaaacaacaaaatgtatttatttatccaATACATGTTTATTCAAAACAAACGCATTTAAGGTACTTATACCTGATaaagtggaaaaaatatttcttatgttacatattattttttcatacaGACTCAATAAacagtgtatatgtatataaatctgtatatgtatataattaatGTCTCTAtgataatgtatatatatacacatacgccTTTTACCATCAAAAGGTTAAAAACATTAAATCTACACAATGGataaacaattaatttttaaagaacGTTTTTATTAAACATATTAATTTAATGTTACattaaaaatgttacaaatcaTTACACATAGGTTATATAACACTGATTGTGGAAGAAAGTGAGCACTTTGTAGCAAATAAACTTATATGtacacatattatatatatagatataaattAACAAGAACATAACACTTGTTAACTTTTGTATAGTTTCTTCAATATGTAAATATCATAGCTGCAATATATGTATAGGTTCTACATAAATAACCAACTTTTAGTCTATTATTACGACTCCGACTATGCAAAACAATTATTGTATTGTTacttaatttttgtaataagtCCAGCAGCAATGGTTGTTCCTTCTACACGCAACATAATTCTACCTAACTGTTTAATATCTTTATACAACTCCATACAGACTGGATTTTGCGTTGTGATCTCAATATTAGCACTTGAATTTTTTGGTAAGCAGCGTGGTTTCTTTTTTACTATTTCACCAGTAGTTCTGTGAAGTTGAGCTATCAATTTTGTAATCACAGCAGGTTGTACTAAAGATTGTTGATGCATTACTACTGGAAGACCTTTTATGATGGGCATTTTAACTGCAAAAACGACTATATGTGCTTGAAAACATGTAGTTACAGGAACTGGATATTGTATACTGCAAATAACATCTCCAATTCCAACATTCTGTTGGTCAATTCCTGATAATGTTAAAGCAACACAATCCCCAGCAAATGCATTTGTTATAGATACCTCATCTACTTGTAAacctaaaatttaattacacaatttttacttgacattttaaaaacattttaacaATAGTTGTAACGTAAAtagttatttgtaaaaatataaaaaattaagtaTTTAAATGTTAGGTTAACGTACCTTTAACTACTGCAATTTCATGTCTTGGTAGTACCAAAACTTTATCACCCAAGGATACCATGCCTGTTTCTAGATGtccagaaacgcagaatccagATCCAGTACCTTTAAATATATCATTAACCGAAAACCGGAATGGCTTATTTATAGGACGATCGGGACATTTAAAATTATCAATAACACTGACTAATGTAGGTCCCATATACCTGTCATTAAAAGATATTGATAAGCATCTTATTACAATTCTCTAAATTTAACAAGCTTTTAAAATGATAATTATACCAATTAGATAAAGATTCTTTAGGTTTTGTTACTATATTTTCACCACATAGACCACTACAAGGAACAAAAGTAACATTATCTTTAAATCCAGCTTGCTTCAAAAATACACTCAATTTGTCAACTATTTCATTAAACCTATTTTCTGACCAGTCCACTGTATCTAATTTGTTTACTACCACTGCTAACTGTGATATacctaaaaaataatttttaagcaTACAAATAGATTAAGTGAATATTATATAGCATAAATTACAATACCTAATGAACGCAACAATAATGCATGTTCTCTAGTTTGGCCTCCACTATCAAAACCAGTTTCAAATTCTCCTCTTGTAGCATCTACCACTAATAAAGCTACATCTGCCTGAGTAGCACCAGTAATCATGTTGGGAATAAAGTCCTTATGTCCAGGTGCATCCAATAAGGTAATAGACtttgtttctgtttcaaatttgGAATGACCAATATCCATTGTTATTCCACGTTCTCTATATAAATTACATAAGAAATAACTTATCATACATAAAGTGacttattaaataaattccttgtactaaaaattttaattaccgtTCTTCTCCTGTTTCGTCAAGAACCCATGCATATGCAAATGACTGTTTTCCTATCTTTTTGCTTTCTTGTTGATATTTATGAATCAATCTTGATGGAATTTGTCCTAAGTCACACAGAAGTCGTCCAAGTAAAGTACTTTTACCTGCATCTACATGTCCAGCCACCACTAGATGTAACTGTTCTTTGCTATttcctcttttatttttatatatttttaaagcatcaattttttcttcattaAGCTTTGCTTTAGAATCCAAGTCAGGTGTCACATGCCCTAATACAAGAGATTGACATTGTGGGCTGTTTGTACTCgaagaaatcatttttctttcctttggtACAGTGTgttcttttcttcttatttctgGACTGTTATAACCAGAAAATGGACTTTGAGAACGAGGACTTTCAATGCGAGAATTCACTTGATCAGTATTCTCAACTCCACTTAAATTGAAGCCTTTTACAACAGGTCGTTTTCCAGCAGGAATAATTTTTACATTGGAAGGTGTTGTAACTTGAAATGTAGATTTGGATGTCAACTTTTTACCTATCATAAAATTTATTGAGATTTTGTGAACTATTGTGaattcatttaaaattaaatctaagaaaaaatatataatgattatgatagaaaaatgtattattgattCAAgtgttaaaaatacattttcattgCAAGAATTTGTAAGTTTTactttaaaattttaacaatcatatttacataaaaatagtATATCACTCTCTAGATATAATTACACAATCAAAATAgtcattttttaaatgttatttatGTATATCAGACATCGTTTTTTATAAGTAatataaatgatttttttttctttgtaatcATAAACTTATACAGAGCATATAATTTGAAGTTACattcataaaaattatactcAAATGTACAACAGTTTTTACTGAGAAAACTTTATACCTAATTTTCTTTACATATTACTAAATGGGATTTTGTTTATTACGAATATATGGAATTGAAAAATCAAATCTTTTTACAGTTTGATGTTGTTGTTCTTGAGATTTAAGAATTGGTCTTTTTAATTTCCATGTTCGACATAATGTTCTGGCAAATAAAGATACATTTCTTTTCGTATATGGAAGTTTAACACTATTCAAAGaacgtaaatttaattttgtaggaAGTATCACATttggaatttcaaaattttgattgaaagTGTGTGACTTTGTGTCAGGAATGATATCAGTATCTTTTAATACTTTCGTCTTTGTATGATTAGACTTATTTGAAACTACAAATGTAGCTTCTTTTAAAGCAGAACTCAAATCAATCATCCAATTATCTGGTGATGGTGTTCGAGTACCACTTACATTTAATAGTGAATCTTCTTTTGTttctaaattatataaattactttTACTGTTAGTATAATTTTCAGAAAAAGCAAGCACATTGGATATGCTTTTTTCAAATGAATCTATAGAATAATCTTTCTTCTTATCATCTACCGATTCTGATACTACACTTGTATTTTTTTGAATAGTAGATACATCTAGTTGTGTATTATTTAAATCATTAGATCTATCCTTTTTAATTGATAATTTTGGTATCACAAAATTTGTATTGGGCAGAAATGTCTTTTCATTAGAACTTGTACTATTAATTAAGCTACTAGACTTTTGTAAATGATGTGCTGTTAAATCTGCTAAAGACTTGAATGGTGGTGTATttgaattaatttgaaattcctTCATAGTCTTTAATGATGTTGATTTAACGTGATTAGTCATTAATTCAGATAAAGAGGAAAACGTCGTAGTAGAATCATCAAGAGTTAAATTCTTCATACTTTCTAAATTTTCTACGATAGGTACATTCAAATTGATGTTTTCAATAGTATTCTGTTTTTTAAATGATAATTTAGGTATAATAAACGAACTAAATTGAGGTTTAACAGATGCAGCATCTTACCTTACCGATGGATTTAAGCGCAGCacatgaaaacaaaaaattgtagTTCAGGAAATAATTAAGTATTAAcacataaaatattatactcTTAGAAAAGTTATAATCACTTGTCATTTAAGAAATATATGCATTTTTTTTAGATTTCATACTTTTACTTTATATCTTAGATGCTCAAATAATACAAGTGAATAATATACCTGGATTATGTTCTGCATTATCCTTGTTAATCACCAATGATCCTAAAAATATGATTATACAATGTAATGCTTTAATCATGAAGATAGTAAAAATAGATGTACAATTTACAAACCAGTAACATTTTTTGGAGAAGATTCTTTCAAAAGCAAATCAAGGGCTACTTCTGCATTAAAATTTgattgaataattttcttctttatttcagGATCAGGTACAGTGTCTCCTAGAATGTTTTTAATAGATTCCATACATGATATAAGCTTGGCCTTTTCTAATTCTGTGAGTATTATATCTTCTTCCTTAGAAGGTGTTGTTGGTTCTACACCAGCCTCATTATCTTCTACTATATCTGGTTCCGTAATAAAAGATGCAATATTTTGTTGCTTACTTCGATCAAATAAGAATTGTTCCACTGTAAATGAAATTGTTAAAATGTTTGAATAAGTTCACATATATAAACTATATAGAGTATCTCCAGATTCTTCCCCAAATCATAATTAAACTGTGTTATGTTTCATAAATAGACGTGAggcaaaaattttatattaaagtaGATCCTAAAATGCTTTGTGAAAGATTTATAACAAAACtatgaaatgtaaataaaacgaTAACAAACTTGTTCTTATAGTTAATACAGTAGAAGGTTAGAATAAGTCAACAGAAATTAACTGTACTAGTAGCATTTATAAAGAAACAAAACCAATACCAAATTCTTatagtaataaaattaatttttcaacaatatCAGTTTTATGATAGTTTTCAACAAAGGcagaaataattaattctttctAAAAATCTTGAGTATTAAATAAAGTACAcataaaaacataaaataaatattgtttacctATTTTTATCTTGTGCCACGGTAACAATAAGGACAAGTCTATAtcatttcatttatattttgtttttggTATAACATTTTAATGAAGCATTTATGACTGTACATTTATGTAACGTCTTTTTGTTACTCTTACTTAAAGAACATATTAGTACCATTTGAGTAAAAAACCATGTAACAACCTGTACATTAACCAAAACCTACCACCAGGAGATACACAGTAGTCATCTTCTACAGAATGTCCATATACATCATCATAACCTTCATACtctgtaaaaaatatattatgccAAAAAAATGGACaaacaatatgttaaaaatttataaaggtttcaagtaattaatttttcataaaaatatatgtatcaCGTACCTTCTGAGTAATTCATAGACCGTACGTCTCGATGAcgggacattttttaaattgatgtAAAACCTCGCAAGAAAAAAATaggctttttcttttattttcttgttaTTTACAATTTCCCATGTTACAAGCAGAACAGATCAAGATAAATTTCGACACATATTGGCATTGGTCAAGTCCAATCGATTGAGTCTGGAATTATCAAGTATCTTGCGTGTATAGTTTTTCTTGCTctcttaaaataatttatttttgctcACTTCGCAAATAATGTAACATGATTGGTCATATGCATGTCTCATCAATGATTGGGTAATTTTCGTTAGTATTATTGTTACCTGAGGCCCTGTACTCTTTACTACTAATTATCACTTActaaattaaatgtaaataataatcaaCTAAATGTATTTAAAGTAAGGTTATACATAACTATAATTATTGCgtacattttgtattttatatgtaGTACTTTGTCAAATATAGATACGTGTTATGTTCCATAAAACGATAGATTTAGAAATAGTAGAACTTGTCacgcgattaaaatttcattggttAGTTATGTCGACACGACTTTCTAACTAGGGAAATGTGAAGCGGTTTTGAAAGTGTCGTATCTACATAATACATGCAGATTGTTCAGGAACGTTGCACAAGAGTCCTTTgctagaagaaactcgctcatGTGTCCTCATCCTTCTTTTACTGCATGCGCGTTTATGGTGCATAAATGCTGTCAGTCATCCGTATCAAATTGTCAATGACTATCGAAACGATTTGACTTTCTCAGAAAAAATTAgatgatatttatattttccagaTGTAGCCGAGTCTTTAAAAAACATATGCAAATAGACCTAGCATCATTctcaaaaattgtattatttgtgCTGACTCTAACGAAAATTTACGTGACTTCAGACAATTCATGACACGTACAGTGAGTTAAAATTGTACACCATATGTCCGAAGCAATATGTCATTTGATAAAAATGTTTAGGGATAATTTGGAAAAACAAATGTGTTAAGAATGCAATATCaatatatctatatttattatgtagtaatataaaaacaaataaactcttttatataaaaaaaaaacaaggtaAGTAGAATTCAGTTTGGAAAACGTCTCACAGCTAAAATTATACATTGAAAGTATTTAACATTGTATACTATAACTATATTATACATTGAAAAGTTATTTAACTAGATGCTGAATTAAGATTTCAGTATTATTTTAGATGCCCTCGATTACGCTTTGCCTTACATAATCTATTTGGTATTGATCTTACTAATTGTTCACTAAAAACGGGTTCAATTTACTCCATTACTCTATTTGTCCTCTCTTTAaatcattatatttatttatttttaatgataTATTTTCGGATTCTAATTTCCAATTCCTTCCAGATGTGTTCTATTATGTTCAAATCAGATGATTGTCGGGGTGTATTTATTACTTTGgaacaattataaaataatcgCATCCTAATTATATGTGACGTGCATTTAGAATCGTTGTTGCTATAAAATTTAAagcaatttacaattttttttaaatatatttcaattttgttagTAAGTTTAGCGACATTAATCTTGGGATTTTTTTAACTTTTCGTTTTATCCACCTTTCATAATATGCGTTCAACTTCTTGTTCGAAGTTTTTCTtagtttattaattattttatcttcATTTTGGTATCGTTTTGATATACTAGACAGTACTAAGcttctattaataattttcataatttcatgATAACTTTTACCATCATTAAAattcttaataataattaatcgttCTTCTATTGTAGTTTGTTTCATCTGTAATatggttttattttaatttcaatgttaCATTTCATGACGACTCAGTTGCTTGTCAAAGAACTGAAGAAGTAAACTTTTACATATTTCGTGATTGTCATTTGTTTTGGGGGTTCTCTGTGATCATGGTGGTCAGATTTTCTTCCCTAAATCGTTGACTGAGAAGAGTAGGAAAAGGTAGTTTGATAAAGCATTGGAATCGTCATGCGATTCGTGACCTTCTATTTAAATATCCGCgataaataataagaatattaACGGTGTACAATTTTATCCGAGAGACGTTTTCTAAATTGAATTATAGTAACTTTATCAGTTTCCATCCTTAGAAACGTTCATTTGTTTCTACATTGGTACATAATAAATACAGATATATTGGTCTTAAATACCTATCACATTCGTTTTTCCAAATCATCAATTTATTTCACTCcttgttatatttaaaatacatgtTATCATATCTCGATAAATTCGAAGTTTTCGGAAAGACACGCCCATAAAACGATAAGAGTCAGTAATTACGTGTACATATGTATCTATAGGGAGTATTTAAAGGCtgtaaattgaattttgaaattaattaaaaattcttcgttaaagACTGGTTCTACGTAATAAGAAAACAGAATGGCTTCTGAAGTTCCAtcacttttgaaaaatttatttaggtATTTCAACAAATATTTAGTTACTTTGtgtatacaaaaattaatgcgcttataataattcatttacatagacttaatattaaaattaatcattCACTTTTTAGCTACATTGACAAGCATAAGACAGATTATATAAATAACTTGCAAGAGGTAGTGGCTATAAAATCTGTTTCAGCATGGCCTGATCATAggaatgaaataattaaaatgatGAATTGGGTAGAAATTAAATTGAAGGATCTTGGTGCTACTACAGAATTAGTAGATATAGGAAAACAAACACTTCCAGACAAAACTGAAATTTCCCTACCTCCTGTTTTATTAGGAATTCTTGGATCTAATCCACAGAAAAAGACTGTTCTTTTATATGGGCATTTAGATGTTCAACCTGCATTAAAAGAAGATGGTTGGGACACAGAACCATTTACTCTTATTGAAAAAGATGGAAAATTATTTGGACGTGGAAGTACAGATGATAAAGGTCCTGTGCTTTGTTGGATACATGCACTGCAAGCTTACAAAGCTATTGGAGTTGATGTTCCAGTTAATCTTAAAGTAATTAGAATTgttatacaaatttataattatctctttttagttatttttaattaatcatttttcgatTAGTTTGTTTTTGAAGGTATGGAAGAAAGTGGTAGTGAAGGTTTAGATGATCTACTTTGGGAACGTAAAGATACATTTATGCAAGGTGTTgattatgtatgtatatctgATAATTATTGGTTGGGTACTACAAAGCCATGTATTACATATGGCTTAAGGGGTATTTGTTACTTTCAAATTGAAGTAACTTGTGCTGCAAAAGATCTACACAGTGGTACATTTGGTGGAACTGTGCATGAAGCAATGGCAGACTTGATTTATTTGTTAGATACATTGGTTGACATTAACggaaaaattttaatagatGATATTTATGAGAATGTTGCTGAAGTTACAAAAGAAGAATTGAAATCCTATAAAACAATAGAATTTGATGTAGCTGAATTTAAGAAGTCTGTTGGAACTAATAAATTGGCTCATAATGAAGATAAAGTGTGtatttataatttgataaattgaCACTAAATTTTAAGTAtgttatatgtatgtattaataGCCTTCATTATTTTGTTAGATTCAATTGTTAATGCATCGATGGAGACAACCCAGTTTGTCAATTCATGGTATAGAGGGTGCATTTAGTGAACCAGGTGCAAAAACCGTTATTCCAAGAAAAGTAATTGGCAAGTTTTCGATTAGAATAGTGCCAAACATGACTACTGATGAAACTGTTGACAAAGTAACAACATACTTAAAGAAGAAATGGGCCATCAGAGGTAGTCCAAATATAATGAATGTTAGTATGGTTCATGGTGGAAAACCCTGGTCTGAAAATCCTGATCATCCACATTATATGGCAGCTCGAAAAGCAACCAAGCATGTTTATAAAGTAGAGCCAGACTTATCACGTGAAGGTGGTTCAATTCCAGTTACTTTGACATTCCAACAAGTAACTGGTAAAAATGTATTACTTTTACCAGTTGGTGCTGGTGATGATGGAGCACATTCTCAAAATGAAAAGTTAAACGTTCGAAACTACATTGAGGGGGTAAGTGTTTTTGTATAAACAGTGTTATAACTGATTTATTAGCATTCAATTATTGTTCATTACTTTTGTTTTAGACTAAATTACTTGGAGCTTATTTATACGAAGTTTCTCAACTTTAATATCAATGCATATTGAGAACACATAACTAAGACAAAAATATGAAAGTATTATAAGAAACTACTTTTTTCTATATATGATATACAATTATAAGTTACTACTACTGCAACAATTATAATGCTAAAGGGAacagataataaatatgatattttATAGTCTAAATTAGTGTTTTTATTGTAATTGGTACAAAATGTGATTACATAACAAAAAGgtattttaaaaatcattacttttgtagtaaaaaatatactttactTCTGTTTTATTCTTAATACCCAAGCTGGTTGTCCTTTGTGAAATTTTGCTGGTAAAAATACTATTGTTATTTTTTCATCTTGTTTCCactaaaatttaacattttatattaattatgaaCCATATTATTTGTAGGAATCTTACATTCAAAATTTATGTGACATACATCAATTGATTGTGCAAATCCAAGCATGTGAATCTCTGCATTAATAGACACTTTAAGTGATTTTAAGTATAATATGCCATTCTCTGGCCAACTAAGAATTAGTGCATAAAtatgtttttcgttttttttttgtgtatacCAAACATTGTGAGCTGAAGTATCATTTTGCACAATCCAAGGTTTAGTATTATAAatagcttctccatttattgccaACCAATCAcctattaaacaattatttttttatagtaGTTTTTCGAATTACatttaaataagtaaaaaattctactacaatatttttttttacgaataaaatgaaaatattaattttgattcTTTAAATATAAGAAATTTATATGAAGTAATAAACAGACCAATTCCACGCAGTCTCTCTTCAAATATTGGAGAAATAATACCATCTTTTGTTGGCCCAACATTCATTAATAAATTTCCTCCACAACTTACTGTAGTCACTAACTCTTTTATCAATTCTGGTAAAGTAAAATATTCTGACAAAACAGCATTTCTACGAAATCCCCAGGATTTTCTATCAATAGTCATACAATTTTcccatttatgtatttgaagtaTTCCTAATAGTTTTATGTTAAAAGtagaataataaaatgaaagtacattataagttatagaaaaattatatatcTTGATAATAACATTAATATGAAATTGCAACATTTACCTGGGTTATAACGATCAGTACATGTATAAAAATCGCCATGATGACATGATATATTTTGACCCCATCTATCATTAACAACAACTGTATCCTTTACAGGACTTTCATTGTATAACcaagataaaaattcttttgatTTCCAGTATATATCTGGAGCTTCCCAATCACCATCAGACCATACAATTTCTGgtttatattttgttattaaCTCATGTAATTCAGGGATTATCTTTTCAT includes these proteins:
- the Cndp2 gene encoding cytosolic non-specific dipeptidase 2, whose translation is MASEVPSLLKNLFSYIDKHKTDYINNLQEVVAIKSVSAWPDHRNEIIKMMNWVEIKLKDLGATTELVDIGKQTLPDKTEISLPPVLLGILGSNPQKKTVLLYGHLDVQPALKEDGWDTEPFTLIEKDGKLFGRGSTDDKGPVLCWIHALQAYKAIGVDVPVNLKFVFEGMEESGSEGLDDLLWERKDTFMQGVDYVCISDNYWLGTTKPCITYGLRGICYFQIEVTCAAKDLHSGTFGGTVHEAMADLIYLLDTLVDINGKILIDDIYENVAEVTKEELKSYKTIEFDVAEFKKSVGTNKLAHNEDKIQLLMHRWRQPSLSIHGIEGAFSEPGAKTVIPRKVIGKFSIRIVPNMTTDETVDKVTTYLKKKWAIRGSPNIMNVSMVHGGKPWSENPDHPHYMAARKATKHVYKVEPDLSREGGSIPVTLTFQQVTGKNVLLLPVGAGDDGAHSQNEKLNVRNYIEGTKLLGAYLYEVSQL
- the Fuca gene encoding alpha-L-fucosidase, whose amino-acid sequence is MILDIYILLSSCILCASLKYQNVLITNEKYEEIFQTQKAKIIKYLPSWDSLDSRPLPNWYDDAKFGIFIHWGVFSVPSFGGEWFWYNWQEETYSTKYHDFMKQRYSSRFTYQDFAPEFTAEFFNATQWSELFQASGAKYIVFTSKHHEGYTLWPSKYSFSWNSMDVGPQRDLIGELAMAIRNSTNLKFGLYHSLYEWYNPRYLFDKQNNFTTKTFVNEKIIPELHELITKYKPEIVWSDGDWEAPDIYWKSKEFLSWLYNESPVKDTVVVNDRWGQNISCHHGDFYTCTDRYNPGILQIHKWENCMTIDRKSWGFRRNAVLSEYFTLPELIKELVTTVSCGGNLLMNVGPTKDGIISPIFEERLRGIGDWLAINGEAIYNTKPWIVQNDTSAHNVWYTQKKNEKHIYALILSWPENGILYLKSLKVSINAEIHMLGFAQSIDWKQDEKITIVFLPAKFHKGQPAWVLRIKQK
- the Hbs1 gene encoding translation elongation factor EF-1alpha (GTPase) HBS1 isoform X2, whose translation is MSRHRDVRSMNYSEEYEGYDDVYGHSVEDDYCVSPGVEQFLFDRSKQQNIASFITEPDIVEDNEAGVEPTTPSKEEDIILTELEKAKLISCMESIKNILGDTVPDPEIKKKIIQSNFNAEVALDLLLKESSPKNVTGSLVINKDNAEHNPDAASVKPQFSSFIIPKLSFKKQNTIENINLNLTSKSTFQVTTPSNVKIIPAGKRPVVKGFNLSGVENTDQVNSRIESPRSQSPFSGYNSPEIRRKEHTVPKERKMISSSTNSPQCQSLVLGHVTPDLDSKAKLNEEKIDALKIYKNKRGNSKEQLHLVVAGHVDAGKSTLLGRLLCDLGQIPSRLIHKYQQESKKIGKQSFAYAWVLDETGEERERGITMDIGHSKFETETKSITLLDAPGHKDFIPNMITGATQADVALLVVDATRGEFETGFDSGGQTREHALLLRSLGISQLAVVVNKLDTVDWSENRFNEIVDKLSVFLKQAGFKDNVTFVPCSGLCGENIVTKPKESLSNWYMGPTLVSVIDNFKCPDRPINKPFRFSVNDIFKGTGSGFCVSGHLETGMVSLGDKVLVLPRHEIAVVKGLQVDEVSITNAFAGDCVALTLSGIDQQNVGIGDVICSIQYPVPVTTCFQAHIVVFAVKMPIIKGLPVVMHQQSLVQPAVITKLIAQLHRTTGEIVKKKPRCLPKNSSANIEITTQNPVCMELYKDIKQLGRIMLRVEGTTIAAGLITKIK
- the LOC143148189 gene encoding selenoprotein K; amino-acid sequence: MVYISNDGNVLKSTPWSLKRLFNFFTGIIYMIIMFFTTMINPDMNKYGSDYTRDYRPGSGPPRPPMRKLGRPNTGNTVDIPFGGCRSCAR
- the Hbs1 gene encoding translation elongation factor EF-1alpha (GTPase) HBS1 isoform X1, producing the protein MSRHRDVRSMNYSEEYEGYDDVYGHSVEDDYCVSPGVEQFLFDRSKQQNIASFITEPDIVEDNEAGVEPTTPSKEEDIILTELEKAKLISCMESIKNILGDTVPDPEIKKKIIQSNFNAEVALDLLLKESSPKNVTGSLVINKDNAEHNPGKKLTSKSTFQVTTPSNVKIIPAGKRPVVKGFNLSGVENTDQVNSRIESPRSQSPFSGYNSPEIRRKEHTVPKERKMISSSTNSPQCQSLVLGHVTPDLDSKAKLNEEKIDALKIYKNKRGNSKEQLHLVVAGHVDAGKSTLLGRLLCDLGQIPSRLIHKYQQESKKIGKQSFAYAWVLDETGEERERGITMDIGHSKFETETKSITLLDAPGHKDFIPNMITGATQADVALLVVDATRGEFETGFDSGGQTREHALLLRSLGISQLAVVVNKLDTVDWSENRFNEIVDKLSVFLKQAGFKDNVTFVPCSGLCGENIVTKPKESLSNWYMGPTLVSVIDNFKCPDRPINKPFRFSVNDIFKGTGSGFCVSGHLETGMVSLGDKVLVLPRHEIAVVKGLQVDEVSITNAFAGDCVALTLSGIDQQNVGIGDVICSIQYPVPVTTCFQAHIVVFAVKMPIIKGLPVVMHQQSLVQPAVITKLIAQLHRTTGEIVKKKPRCLPKNSSANIEITTQNPVCMELYKDIKQLGRIMLRVEGTTIAAGLITKIK